AATTTTAACGCAGCGTCGGCTGAAGTCATCTTTACTGGCGTCAGCGCACATCCGATGTCTGCAAAGGGCGTGCTGGTTAATCCCTTACGAATGGCGTTTGATTTCATCTCCCATTTTGATCGTAATGACTCGCCTGAAGGTAGCTGTGGTCGGGAAGGATATTTCTGGTTCAAGGAGCTGTCAGCCAACGAAAGCGAAGCGCACCTCAAAATTATGGTCCGCGATTTTGACAAGGCTCGATTTGACCAACGGAAACGGGATGTCCAAGAGGTTGCTGCCCATATCAGGTCACAATATCTCACGGGATCCCTCATATGCGACCTATCTGATACCTATCATAATATTGCTGACTATTTTTCCAAAGATAACCGATCAGTGGAATTGCTGTTTGGCGCTCTCGGAAAACTTGGCATCGAAAAAAAACTCATTGCTATGCGTGGGGGAACAGACGGATCAGTCCTGTCGGCTCGTGGTTTACCCACTCCGAATTTTTTCACAGGCGCGTACAATTTCCATTCGCGGTTTGAGTTCCTGCCGGTTGCAGCATTCGAAAAGTCTTACGAAACGGCCCTTACAATCTGCATTCTTGCGGCAGAGCAGGGCTGGACGACGCATCCGTGAATGAGTCACGCTGTAATCGGTACTGGCCCATGTGGCAAAACTGTTGCGAGCATGGTCTTTCGCTAGATACAGGAAATTCATGAAATGGAGAGCTGACTTGAATATGCTCACTATCCATCTACCTGACTGAGAAGGACGGCGCGTGTTCAGATGCTCTAGGTATGATTTATGGTGTACAACGTTCATTTGGGAGCTGGCACGGTCAGCCATCGAATAACTATTTCATCAACGCGACCTGTCGAAAAGGCTTCCTCGCTTTTCCGAACCCACTGGTGTCGCATTCGAATGTTTCACATAAGGAACACTTAATGGTATGACGGCATTTGAGAGCTAATGCTTTAGCTCATGGACCAACATCGGCTCGAATTGCATCGGTTTGTTATGATGCCGTGGAATAAATCTTTCCTACGGACAAAGCAAACACTTATATAGGTAAAGTGGAAACCTGATGGAACCGAAACAATTTAAATCGATTGAAGGCGTGGAGATTCGGTCTTTGCTAGGGCTGACACGGGGGTTATCCGACGCAGATTTAGAAGCCCTTACAGTCAAGGCCATTTTCAATCATCGGCGCTTGGTTGAAGATGCCGACAGACTGTACCACGATCTGCCTGAGGAATATAAAATTGGTAAGATCGCGGGTGGAGCACAGCATCTCAACTACATTGAAGCCAGCATTGAAATGCATGCCCAAATGAGCGTCGTGAACACGCTAATCAGTATTTTGGGGTACATACCTAAGGTCAATGCCAATTAAAAGTCAGATTAGATTTTTTCGAACCGCGATTGCGGTCAAGTGGGCTACGGTATGCACGTCGAAACGTTTCATAGCTTCGGCAATTTTAACGCGTACTGTATTATATTTAACGCCTTCAATGACCGCCACTTCCTCCATTGTTTTACCGACCGCTATCCATCGCAGATATGTTGCTTCTTTCGGATCCAGATAGGCAGGATCTTCGATTTGAGGTCTTGCGCGCAGAAAAGTAAATCGGGTGTGGAGCTGCCCGACTGCAGATGCAGCGGAAACAGCATCAATCTCGCGACGAAGATTGATTTCGCGCTTTTCCGAAGCGACGGTAAACATGGAAATCGAGCCGTTCGCTGTTTTTACAGGAATGGTAATGCCAGAACGGATTCCAAATTCGGCCGCGTGGGCATAGAATTTACGTTCGTCCTTTGAAATGCGCGTTCGTTCCAATTCTCCCGCCCATACGAAGACCCGTTTAATTGCTTTCGCACGCTTAACGACAGGATCAAGCGACGGATAATTTAGCTGAAAATATATGGATCGCCATTCTCGATTGTAGTTCGTGATTGCTAGCGTACGTCCAGGCTGAAGGTTAAGGTACGCATAGCTGTGAAAGCCCATCTGATTGGTAAGGTCGGCCAGCGCATCCTCAATCTTGTTTTGAGTACCTTCAATTGCGCTAATATCAATGAGTTTATCCAACCAGCGCTGCATTCGCTTGCTCCGTGTACTTATGAGTTTCCTTTGTCGCTCGACACTTGGAGAAAAATCTACACGCCAGAGTATAATCGCCGTTGAAGTTCGTCAAATCCATTGTGCGGCGCACCTTCGATGGCAGCATTTGTGAGATGAAATTTGCCCTTTTTTTCAGCCGCCTACTATCCGCTTTGCTGAAGAAGACGATGATAACGACTGCGGTCGTCGACAGTTTAAGGCTGCTGCTACCGGCGAAAGCTGGCCTTGGATCCAACTCGGCTGTGCGCCAATTTCAATCCATTGAAACGATGCCCACGTTTTGCTTGAAGACATTCTGGAAGCTAATGCGGTCTTGACCAAAGCTGATTAGCTCATCTCGATTGTGGTCCGTATGCCGATGACAAGCACATCGACATGGGCCGGATGCTGTGGGAGACGGCGACGTCAACCGTAACTGCGGGCGATTTAACAAGGCAGTCACTACGTGTGAGCCGAATTCGTCGGATCTTGCCGCTTCAAAGTTCATCAGAAAACCGTCCGTACCAGTTAAGATCAGGATTTTGCAGAACGGCTAGAAGTTTTTTATGTAAAAAGTTCCATAATTATGCTTATTAAATTTTTAACCGTCAGAGGGGTACATTCCATTTTCAAATGCAACGAAGACAATAATGGCCATAATTTTAGGAGGATGGAATGGCCCGTTCCTTTGCGCAGTTGAGTTTGGATGAACGGCGCATCATTGCGCAAATGAATGAGAGGAAGATCAGCCAGGCCGAGATTGCGCGCAGGCTTGGACGTGATCGCTCGACGATCTGCCGGGAATTGTGACGCAATTTCTGGCATGACCAAGAGGTCCCGATTGCTGAAGGCTACTGGCATGTGACGGCGCACCGCTTGGCTGCGGCTCGCCGTCGTCAGTATCGCAAGCTGATGCGTGATCCACTTCTGTGCGCGGCGGTCATCGAGCGTCTGCAGGAGGGTTGGTCGCCGGAGCGGATTTCGGGACGGATCAGGCTGTCGAGTGGCGCGCAGACAAGGCTTAGCCATGAGACGATCTATCAGTATGTCTATTCCAAAGAAGGTCAGGATCAGCAGCTGGCTCGCTATTTGCCGGAAAGACGCAGAAAGCGCCGTCCTCGATATGCCCGCAAACCAAGAAGTCTTGTCTTTCCAACGGAATGCGCCATACGAAATAGACCCGAAGGCATTAACTCTCGCCATGAATTCGGCCATTGGGAAGCGGATTTGATGATCTTCAGAAAGGAGCACGGCTCCGCCAACATAGCGACCGTTGTTGAACGAAAAAGCCGTTATACAGTGCTGTTTCGCAACAATGACCGGCGTTCGAAGCCAATCATGAATCAACTGATCAATCATCTGGCTCCCCTGCCCGTCAACGCTCGGTAAAGCCTGACATTCGACAGAGGACTGGAGTTCACGTCATGGCGCGAACTCCAGACTGGCATGGGAACAGCGGCATGGTTCTGCGACCCCCAGGCACCCTGGCAAAAAGGCACAGTCGAGAACACCAACAAACGTGTCCGGCGCTATCTGCCCTCGGAAACCATTGTGCTGAATGTCACCGACCAGGATATCCGCGCCCCGTGCGAACGTCTCAACGACACGCCGAGTGTGAAACAGCACTGAAGGCTGACCTTGTTCAAAAAGGTGGCAAGTGCCTGACTTTACATGCAAAATTGCAACGAGAGCGGGGCATCATCGGCGTATATCTCGACTCCATCTAGTTTCAATTTCATCTCAGTAAATCAATACCTTGCTGGACCTATCACAGGGGTCAACCTTCCGTGCTGATTCACAACGTCAAAGGCGAGTTCAGCCTGACGGCGCTGGCCTACAATATCAAAAGGGCCATCACCCTTGTCGGCGTTGCGGGTCTGATCGCTGCTGTCAGGGCATGACATCCCCACTGTGCGCACCTTTTGAACCAAATGTGGATGCCAAAGTGCTCAACAGTGCCTTAACGGGCTCGTTGGACATCGAAATCAGGAAAATCTCGATGCCTGCAGAGTTCCGGCACTGAACAGCGCAGGCCATCATTCATCCAAAGAGTTTTCGGACGGTATGCCGAAAATTTGCGACAAGCCTCTTTATAACCTTCAGTTTACTTAAGGGTCTTCTCTGTCACGCTCCAGCCCGCTGACCGACTGGAAGAACAACGACCTTTGCGCCATCAGGAACGCGTCCGTAGAGATCGATGACGTCCTGGTTCATCATGCGAATACAGCCTGACGACATAGCTTTGCCGATCGACTGCGGCTCGGTCGTCCCATGGATCCGATAGAGCGTATCCTTGCCGCCTTCGAACAGGTAGAGGGCGCGGGCGCCGAGAGGATTTCGGGCGCCGCCATCCATGCCATTCGCCCATTTCTGATATTTGTCCGGCTCGCGTGCAATCATGTCCTGGGTCGGCGTCCATCGCGGCCATTGCCGTTTGTAAGCCACATTGGCGGTTCCGGACCAGGCCATTCCTTCACGACCAACGCCGACGCCGTACCGCAATGCCTTGCCGCCAGACTGAACGAGATAGAGATAGCGATTTTGTGGATCGACGACGATCGTTCCCGGCGACTGCCCGGTAGGATCGTCTACCAGTTGGCGCCTGTATTGTGCCTTTATCTGCGAAGAGGGAATGGCTGCGACCGGGAACGGCTCGTCCGCCAGCGCCGCATATCGGTTGCGATCAGGCTGAATCGGGGCCGCAGTCGGAGTGACTGCAGCAGTTTCCGCAGTTGTTGCGCAAGCGGCCAAAAGGGTTGGAATCGCGATTACAATGCAGAGCAGTTTGATCCC
This genomic window from Agrobacterium vitis contains:
- the pepT gene encoding peptidase T codes for the protein MGLRSELVERFFRYVGIESQSDAASTQLPSSKGQRALAELLAQEMRGLGLDNVVIDKNAIVTGVKRGSVVDVPRIGFIAHLDTVDVGLSSSIRPQIKFFDGHDVCLNTQRDIWLRLKEHPEILPWQGEDIIFGDGTSVLGADNKAAISVIMTLLARIGRVQAHGDIVVAFVPDEEIGLRGAKALDLSRFPCDFAYTIDCCELGEVVIENFNAASAEVIFTGVSAHPMSAKGVLVNPLRMAFDFISHFDRNDSPEGSCGREGYFWFKELSANESEAHLKIMVRDFDKARFDQRKRDVQEVAAHIRSQYLTGSLICDLSDTYHNIADYFSKDNRSVELLFGALGKLGIEKKLIAMRGGTDGSVLSARGLPTPNFFTGAYNFHSRFEFLPVAAFEKSYETALTICILAAEQGWTTHP
- a CDS encoding transcriptional repressor TraM, yielding MEPKQFKSIEGVEIRSLLGLTRGLSDADLEALTVKAIFNHRRLVEDADRLYHDLPEEYKIGKIAGGAQHLNYIEASIEMHAQMSVVNTLISILGYIPKVNAN
- a CDS encoding L,D-transpeptidase — translated: MSTKSGIKLLCIVIAIPTLLAACATTAETAAVTPTAAPIQPDRNRYAALADEPFPVAAIPSSQIKAQYRRQLVDDPTGQSPGTIVVDPQNRYLYLVQSGGKALRYGVGVGREGMAWSGTANVAYKRQWPRWTPTQDMIAREPDKYQKWANGMDGGARNPLGARALYLFEGGKDTLYRIHGTTEPQSIGKAMSSGCIRMMNQDVIDLYGRVPDGAKVVVLPVGQRAGA
- the traR gene encoding autoinducer-binding transcriptional regulator TraR, whose amino-acid sequence is MQRWLDKLIDISAIEGTQNKIEDALADLTNQMGFHSYAYLNLQPGRTLAITNYNREWRSIYFQLNYPSLDPVVKRAKAIKRVFVWAGELERTRISKDERKFYAHAAEFGIRSGITIPVKTANGSISMFTVASEKREINLRREIDAVSAASAVGQLHTRFTFLRARPQIEDPAYLDPKEATYLRWIAVGKTMEEVAVIEGVKYNTVRVKIAEAMKRFDVHTVAHLTAIAVRKNLI